In Brettanomyces nanus chromosome 3, complete sequence, a single genomic region encodes these proteins:
- a CDS encoding uncharacterized protein (CAZy:GT32~EggNog:ENOG41) — translation MRRSLKVIIWAHITIAAFLLYCSLDLLLLPLDDLTKDALLDSELNSADDKIEKPAIIPKIIHQTYKTEDVPEIWRAGQQRCKDLHPEYEYILWTDDMARKLIEEEYDWFLETWDSYKFPIERADAIRYFALVRYGGIYIDLDDGCERKLDPLLTVPAFARTTTPTGVSNDVLGSVPGHPFFVKVLNNLQNYNRNWLVPYITIMFSTGPLFLSVILEQYRRNNIPEEANVRIMLPDDYTGKENSFFVISKGSSWHLDDARFIKALGRHIPLAVFCGITTGCFIFLMEWYFYQWCIRTNFFRSLDHMSSKVGWKTLRTRPRKDSNLPVNTVINKEDDMV, via the coding sequence ATGAGAAGATCTCTTAAGGTCATTATATGGGCCCATATCACAATAGCAGCATTCTTGCTCTATTGCAGTTTGGACCTCCTTTTACTACCCTTAGATGACCTTACAAAAGATGCCCTTTTGGATTCGGAACTTAATTCAGCAGACGACAAGATCGAAAAGCCTGCTATCATCCCCAAAATAATACATCAGACCTATAAAACAGAGGATGTTCCCGAAATTTGGAGGGCTGGTCAACAAAGATGCAAAGATTTACATCCAGAATATGAGTATATCCTATGGACGGACGATATGGCTAGAaaattgatagaagaagaatatgattGGTTCCTTGAGACTTGGGATTCCTATAAATTCCCTATAGAGAGAGCAGATGCTATCCGTTATTTCGCTCTTGTTCGTTATGGTGGTATCTACATCgatcttgatgatggtTGCGAACGCAAGTTGGATCCTCTTTTAACTGTTCCTGCATTTGCCAGGACAACCACTCCTACTGGAGTGTCCAATGATGTATTGGGTTCAGTTCCTGGTCATCCTTTCTTTGTTAAGGTGTTAAATAACCTTCAGAACTACAACCGTAACTGGCTTGTGCCTTACATTACCATCATGTTTTCCACGGGACCCTTGTTCCTCTCTGTTATATTAGAACAGTATCGGAGAAACAATATTCCTGAAGAGGCAAACGTGAGAATCATGTTGCCTGATGACTACACAGGGAAGGagaactctttctttgtcatCTCCAAGGGATCATCTTGGCATCTGGATGATGCCAGATTTATCAAGGCTTTGGGAAGACACATTCCATTGGCTGTATTCTGTGGCATCACGACCGGATGTTTTATTTTCCTTATGGAATGGTACTTTTACCAGTGGTGCATACGTACTAACTTCTTCAGGAGTTTGGACCACATGTCGTCTAAGGTTGGATGGAAAACGCTCAGAACTAGGCCAAGAAAAGACTCTAATTTACCCGTCAACACTGTCATAAACAAGGAGGATGATATGGTCTAA
- a CDS encoding uncharacterized protein (EggNog:ENOG41), which produces MRDKKQAVVSRFKCPFPNCSKFFKRRDYLQRHEANHAAVRPFRCELCGISFSRKDLVRKHKTSKSHRKQVESLQNPSSPIFVNTFLDAKVFKNTRTSNKRARFKVNKDEKGRPAGVQHDSAVLGLERLNFTNLVNFEDSYGWLFDGSDSSSTIQDDEYSGGTAMVHSGQLSPENTNTLDSEAHCWDVSLPPVLQQHAVELITQILVDDSLSMTSKLRTSKINTYFAHYYKYFDTTCPIVHRQIFTSGNADDNLLALLVVAVLTIGMSFTDGGTQKYSEEYMLAIEIHRKLRTALFVEIEKYQNINDISLELLLTLELTDFFNIYMGSGSQSRSANIFHPMVMSLFQELDLYLNVEEPNIESNEEVSRDKWISWIRYESLKRVAYFAYLMDAQRTFFYSKNPCMSIFEIQLELPYTDRAWYAPDPAEFMLYYSKQPRGLFSRNRKLPDDHTPYVIGTRDLTTNGLLIPNVKSEGKWPNFLWSLRRLMQSYSKNQKEYHTDCFSQFSRYILLHGVLSLIRELRNLSILDLGNQKSRLSTMAAKIEQSLFNWKGYLNKHIADMNASSLDGKLPLGQMNDYGTSPSFWSNVIMFKTGLLGLYCDFDLLFKYRSSIRKLEGQGGGCNGTFAEIFSPERTKFYELGMAKSEMMVRSWACSKSGLHSNIEACNILRMIFYNEELLSSLPHAPFSMYISVLTCWFYQHNGSLSPSGSDMPVNSPELDIVTQGDEIRKKALEYISYTLDEVSVEMAYQEGPAQVSISTPAAQTGNEKLLLVKALVLHSIVVLERSSRWANSNSTIDDLCSLLNVKP; this is translated from the coding sequence ATGAGGGACAAGAAACAAGCAGTGGTATCGAGGTTCAAGTGCCCGTTTCCTAACTGCAGCAAGTTTTTCAAAAGACGAGATTACTTACAACGCCATGAAGCAAATCATGCAGCAGTAAGGCCGTTCAGATGCGAGCTTTGCGGCATATCTTTCTCCAGGAAGGACTTGGTGAGAAAGCATAAGACATCGAAATCCCACAGGAAACAAGTCGAATCTCTGCAAAACCCATCCAGTCCGATATTTGTCAACACTTTTTTGGATGCAAAGGTGTTTAAAAATACCCGTACGTCTAACAAAAGAGCTAGATTCAAGGTCaataaggatgaaaagGGTCGGCCTGCTGGAGTGCAACATGATTCGGCAGTTTTAGGTTTGGAGAGACTTAATTTTACCAATTTGGTGAATTTTGAAGACTCCTATGGATGGCTTTTTGATGGTTcggattcttcttcaactatCCAGGATGATGAATACTCGGGTGGAACCGCTATGGTTCATTCAGGACAGCTTTCGCCGGAAAATACGAATACGTTAGACTCGGAAGCTCACTGCTGGGATGTTTCCTTGCCGCCTGTGTTGCAGCAGCATGCAGTGGAGCTGATTACGCAGATTTTGGTAGATGATTCTTTATCGATGACTTCTAAACtaagaacttcaaaaatCAACACATATTTCGCTCATTACTACAAGTATTTTGACACTACTTGTCCGATTGTTCACAGGCAGATCTTTACTTCTGGAAATGCGGATGATAACTTGCTTGCATTGTTGGTGGTGGCTGTGCTGACGATAGGAATGTCATTTACTGATGGTGGCACACAAAAGTATTCTGAAGAATACATGTTGGCCATTGAAATTCACAGAAAGCTTAGGACTGCGTTGTTCGTAGAAATTGAGAAGTACCAAAATATAAACGACATCTCTTTGGAGTTGCTTCTCACCCTAGAGCTTAcagatttcttcaacatatATATGGGATCTGGGTCACAGAGCCGAAGTGCAAATATCTTCCATCCCATGGTGAtgtctctttttcaagaacttgatcTTTACCTGAACGTAGAAGAGCCCAATATAGAAAGCAACGAGGAAGTTTCCCGGGATAAGTGGATATCCTGGATCCGTTACGAGAGCTTGAAAAGAGTAGCATATTTTGCCTACTTGATGGATGCACAACGcaccttcttctattcCAAAAATCCTTGCATGTCTATCTTTGAGATTCAGCTGGAATTGCCTTATACAGATCGTGCCTGGTATGCACCAGATCCGGCTGAATTTATGTTATATTATTCAAAACAACCGAGAGGCTTGTTTAGCAGGAACCGTAAATTACCCGATGATCATACGCCGTATGTTATTGGTACACGCGATTTAACTACTAATGGATTGTTGATTCCCAACGTGAAGAGTGAAGGAAAATGGCCCAATTTCCTTTGGAGTCTAAGGCGGTTGATGCAATCATACAGTAAGAATCAGAAGGAGTACCACACAGATTGCTTTTCACAGTTCTCTCGATACATATTATTGCATGGAGTATTATCACTCATTCGAGAGCTTAGAAATCTAAGTATATTAGACCTCGGTAACCAGAAAAGCAGGCTGAGTACGATGGCGGCCAAGATTGAGCAGTCTCTATTCAACTGGAAAGGTTACTTGAACAAGCACATCGCAGATATGAATGCATCCTCATTGGACGGTAAGTTACCCCTGGGTCAGATGAATGACTACGGTACGTCTCCATCATTTTGGTCGAATGTGATCATGTTCAAAACGGGATTGTTGGGTCTTTATTGCGATTTTGATCTTTTATTCAAATATCGCAGTAGCATAAGGAAATTGGAAGGTCAAGGAGGTGGGTGTAATGGTACCTTTGCAGAGATTTTCTCGCCGGAAAGAACCAAATTCTACGAACTAGGAATGGCCAAAAGTGAAATGATGGTGAGATCATGGGCATGCTCGAAAAGTGGACTACATTCAAATATAGAAGCATGTAATATCCTTCGGATGATTTTTTACAATGAGGAATTACTATCTTCTCTCCCGCATGCTCCCTTCTCAATGTACATTTCTGTTTTAACGTGCTGGTTTTACCAACACAATGGAAGTTTGAGCCCGTCAGGAAGTGATATGCCTGTGAATTCACCTGAGTTGGATATAGTAACGCAAGGGGATGAAATTCGCAAAAAAGCTCTTGAATACATCTCATACACTTTGGACGAGGTCTCAGTAGAGATGGCATACCAGGAAGGTCCTGCACAAGTAAgcatctctacaccagCAGCTCAAACTGGGAACGAGAAGTTGTTACTTGTTAAAGCTCTCGTTCTTCATTCAATCGTAGTACTGGAGAGGTCATCACGTTGGGCCAATTCTAATTCCACTATAGATGATTTGTGCAGTTTACTGAATGTAAAGCCATAG
- a CDS encoding uncharacterized protein (CAZy:GH3), whose product MSVQFSVEEVWDQLSTDDKIKFLSLDDTWHIHSIERLHIPAIRLSDGPNGVRGSKFFRGTPSACLPCGTGLGSTWDKELLQRAGKLMAEEAKHKGAHVILGPTVNIQRAPIGGRGFESFGEDPYLSGWCAASVIKGIQSKEISATIKHFVCNDMEDDRTSFSALVTERALREVYLMPFQLAIKYANPWSIMTSYNKVNGTHVSENKFLLTDILRDEWHYNGLLMSDWFGVYSSENSINAGLDLECPGPAVSRKFDSIKHQITSRELKLSAIDKRAKHVLKFIENAQHCSVSKNGKEDTLNNTPETQKLLREITQSGIVLLKNDDSILPLAKNDDIVIIGPNAKSARTSGGGSASLTPYYETNVYDSICHLLGEKKTYALGCSIDKGAGDLGKNVVSGSHKGFDIRVFKEPPETANRTLIEQFYIESSMLKLFDYQPVEDSELFYMDMDGEFTPETSGEYTISEKCFGSALVYLDGKILIDDKTDQVLGGDADEVTSVGYKKKVQFKAGQTYKFHLEFGSAPTFPFQSEDLTSMNGGGSIYVGLMLDYDEERFIADAVAKASKANTVILCTGSSKQYESEGFDRKNMDLPGLQDRLVQEILKVNSRVILVNQSGTPVTLPWIEKVPAFVQAWFGGCESGNAIADIIYGLANPSGKLSLTYPKKLEDNPAFLTYKSNNGEVVYGEDVFVGYRAYEKTRREPAFPFGFGLSYTSFKFTDLKVALAGDDLHITVKVTNTGARAGSEVVQVYVAPQTEVSVERPVKELKGFDKVHLQPSESASVTVTIPYLYASSYYNVDENSWCAQKGDYNVLVGDSSQGPFVEENYTLSTTKNWSGI is encoded by the coding sequence ATGTCCGTTCAATTCTCTGTTGAAGAGGTCTGGGACCAATTGTCAACCGACGACAAAATcaaatttctttctttggatgatacTTGGCATATTCATTCCATTGAAAGGCTTCACATCCCTGCCATTCGTCTAAGTGATGGCCCAAATGGGGTTCGTGGATCAAAATTCTTCAGAGGTACTCCTTCTGCATGCCTCCCATGCGGTACAGGTCTCGGCTCCACCTGGGATAAGGAGCTACTTCAAAGAGCCGGTAAACTAATGGCTGAAGAAGCTAAACATAAGGGTGCCCATGTAATCTTAGGACCCACTGTTAACATTCAAAGAGCTCCAATTGGAGGACGTGGCTTTGAAtcatttggagaagatCCTTATCTCTCTGGATGGTGCGCTGCCAGTGTTATCAAGGGTATTCAGAGTAAAGAAATTTCTGCTACAATCAAGCATTTTGTCTGCAACGATATGGAAGATGACCGTACTTCCTTCAGTGCTTTGGTTACTGAGAGAGCACTTCGAGAAGTATATTTAATGCCTTTCCAGCTCGCCATTAAGTATGCCAACCCCTGGTCTATAATGACCTCTTACAACAAGGTCAACGGAACTCATGTCTCTGAAAATaagtttcttcttaccGATATTCTCAGAGATGAGTGGCATTACAATGGACTACTTATGTCTGATTGGTTCGGAGTCTACTCTTCTGAGAATTCTATTAATGCTGGACTTGATCTTGAATGTCCAGGCCCTGCGGTTAGCCGGAAATTCGATTCCATCAAGCACCAAATTACCTCCAGAGAGCTTAAACTTTCTGCCATCGACAAGAGAGCTAAACACGTGTTGAAATTCATTGAGAATGCCCAGCATTGCTCTGTTTCGAAGAACGGCAAGGAAGATACTTTGAACAATACCCCAGAGACTCAGAAACTACTTAGGGAAATCACCCAGAGTGGAATTGTTCTACTCAAGAATGATGATAGCATTCTTCCATTGGCgaagaatgatgatattgTCATTATTGGCCCTAACGCTAAGTCAGCTAGAACTTCTGGGGGTGGATCGGCCTCGTTGACTCCTTATTATGAGACAAACGTTTATGATTCGATATGTCATCTATTAGGcgagaagaagacataTGCATTGGGTTGTTCCATAGATAAAGGTGCTGGTGATCTTGGTAAAAATGTTGTTTCGGGTTCCCATAAGGGATTTGACATCAGAGTGTTCAAGGAACCTCCAGAAACTGCCAACAGAACTCTCATCGAGCAGTTCTACATTGAGAGTTCCATGCTAAAGTTGTTCGACTATCAGCCTGTAGAGGATTCTGAATTATTCTACATGGATATGGACGGTGAATTTACACCAGAGACTTCTGGGGAATACACCATTTCCGAAAAATGCTTTGGTTCCGCCTTAGTTTATCTTGATGGTAAGATCTTGATTGATGACAAGACAGATCAAGTGTTAGGGGGTGATGCAGATGAAGTTACTAGTGTGGGATATAAAAAGAAGGTTCAATTTAAGGCTGGACAGACTTACAAATTCCACCTTGAGTTTGGTTCGGCCCCAACCTTCCCATTTCAATCAGAAGATCTCACCTCCATGAATGGTGGCGGTTCCATCTATGTAGGACTTATGCTAGATTATGATGAGGAACGTTTTATTGCCGATGCTGTTGCCAAGGCAAGCAAGGCAAATACTGTGATCCTCTGCACCGGTAGCTCGAAACAGTACGAATCTGAAGGTTTCGATAGGAAGAACATGGATCTTCCAGGTTTGCAGGATAGACTTGTTCAAGAGATTCTTAAGGTTAACAGTAGAGTTATTTTGGTCAACCAATCGGGTACGCCCGTTACTCTTCCTTGGATAGAGAAAGTTCCTGCCTTTGTTCAAGCCTGGTTTGGCGGATGTGAATCTGGTAATGCAATTGCTGACATTATTTACGGTCTAGCTAATCCTTCCGGTAAGCTCTCTCTTACTTATCcaaagaaacttgaagacaATCCGGCTTTCCTTACCTACAAGTCGAATAATGGTGAAGTGGTCTACGGAGAAGATGTTTTCGTTGGCTACAGAGCCTACGAAAAGACCAGAAGAGAACCCGCTTTCCCATTCGGATTTGGTCTTTCTTATACATCCTTCAAGTTTACTGACTTGAAAGTGGCTTTGGCCGGAGATGACCTCCATATTACGGTTAAAGTAACAAACACGGGGGCTAGAGCCGGATCGGAAGTTGTCCAGGTTTATGTCGCACCACAGACAGAAGTGTCTGTTGAGAGGCCCGTTAAGGAGTTGAAGGGATTTGATAAGGTTCATTTGCAACCTTCGGAGTCTGCTAGCGTTACCGTCACTATTCCCTACCTTTACGCTTCATCCTACTACAACGTCGATGAGAATAGCTGGTGTGCACAGAAGGGTGATTACAATGTTCTCGTTGGAGATTCATCTCAGGGACCATTTGTCGAGGAGAATTACACCTTGTCGACTACAAAGAACTGGTCCGGAATTTAA
- a CDS encoding uncharacterized protein (EggNog:ENOG41) — MKKALLIGVDVGGTNTDCVLIDPSEFGNENKGVLSWNKVVTTADVSKGIERGILKLLDDCSQIEKHDIISVTIGTTHFINAVIEQDQARLDRVAVLRLCGPYSHNAPPFSDFPRRLKRILNGYIGFLNGGYQVDGNEIQQLDEAEIINHAEEIKRLHLRAVAIVGIFSPMKADQELKVKQILQREIPGIRIAISNEVSGIGYLERENATILNAATMNFANKIITSFMTAMATLGLSCPLFLTQNDGTVLPAEECRRLPIKTFSSGTTNSMRGASFLGDVHGKSVVVVDVGGTTCDVGLLLPTGFPRQSSSYSIVGGVRMNFSMPHVESIGLGGGSYVRTDTKSGLTVGPDSSGCDIVNQALVFGGGRITATDVAVAVTKDDQGIDLEIGDAAKTVGVFTEEFKADFKDTIKNMLEKVIDRMKTSPDDISVLAVGGGSFMVPETLEGATQVIKPLYYSVANAIGAAMGKISSEVHVIKILLPGGITKEHIIEELKAEAVEKAVAKGAVKESVSIVYISAEPIPYVSNTFEFFIKTIADVDYSRIQLESEPKVGSTVSEINLLETSLESEEVTKNASTAKESIEAPGVNYVTYQPFINEKRQWLLSETDLEYICIGCYIVGSGGGGNPYSFFLEARNLLRGGDTITVVDVKDASKYVHGDGCIASICYAGSPTVSHEQLSGDALKVCYDYMAKYLQKNPELLFPIEIGGGNGLSPFEISSSSRLNIPVVDCDLMGRAYPTHWQTIPVVYAKPNESCYPPTVISNGNSNTMIIADSKTDALLERCMRAALSEIGATVGVMNPPMTQRELELKTIHNSLSLCWRIGKAVKIARQKSEIDSLPLTILSSINDSGKHLFSGKIVGVERTLRKGHIYGEVTIEELEEPRRKMVIPFKNENIYCKLQNNDGSDSKVVCSVPDLIAVIDADTGEAVGTPDYRYGLLVFVLGIAPSNKWTDSERGLAIGGPEGFDLDLEYHPISNYSPPLSVIDEYGQE; from the coding sequence ATGAAGAAAGCTTTATTGATTGGTGTCGATGTCGGTGGAACTAATACCGACTGTGTCTTAATCGACCCTTCGGAATTTGGTAACGAGAATAAGGGTGTCTTAAGCTGGAACAAAGTGGTGACTACGGCCGATGTTTCGAAAGGTATTGAGCGAGGAATTTTGAAGCTACTTGATGATTGCAGTCAGATTGAAAAACATGATATCATCTCTGTTACAATTGGCACTACGCACTTTATCAACGCTGTTATCGAGCAGGATCAAGCCAGGTTGGATAGGGTGGCAGTTCTAAGATTATGTGGGCCCTACTCTCACAATGCACCGCCTTTTTCAGATTTTCCCAGAAGATTGAAGCGGATACTAAATGGTTACATCGGCTTCCTCAACGGAGGTTATCAAGTTGATGGTAACGAGATTCAACAGTTGGATGAGGCCGAGATCATAAATCATGCTGAAGAAATCAAGCGTCTTCATCTCAGGGCAGTTGCCATTGTAGGAATCTTTTCTCCAATGAAAGCCGATCAGGAATTGAAGGTTAAGCAAATTTTACAAAGGGAGATCCCAGGGATTAGAATTGCCATTTCCAATGAGGTTTCCGGGATCGGCTacttggaaagagaaaatgcGACCATATTGAACGCTGCCACAATGAATTTTGCCAACAAGATCATCACTTCTTTCATGACGGCCATGGCTACGTTAGGTTTATCGTgtcctcttttcttgacGCAAAATGACGGTACGGTTTTACCGGCAGAAGAATGTCGTCGTCTTCCTATTAaaactttctcttctggtACTACAAACTCTATGAGAGGTGCATCTTTCCTTGGAGATGTCCATGGTAAAAGTGTCGTGGTTGTCGATGTTGGTGGAACAACCTGTGACGTCGGTCTTTTACTTCCTACTGGTTTCCCTCgacaatcttcttcttattccaTAGTCGGTGGTGTCAGGATGAACTTCTCTATGCCTCATGTCGAGAGTATAGGTCTTGGTGGAGGCTCGTATGTCCGCACTGACACTAAGTCTGGCCTGACAGTGGGTCCGGATTCTTCTGGTTGTGATATTGTAAATCAGGCCTTAGTTTTTGGTGGTGGTAGAATTACTGCTACTGATGTTGCTGTTGCCGTGACCAAAGATGACCAAGGAATTGACCTTGAGATTGGTGATGCTGCCAAAACTGTTGGTGTTTTTACTGAGGAATTCAAAGCTGACTTTAAAGATACCATTAAAAATATGTTAGAGAAAGTCATTGATCGCATGAAGACCAGCCCTGATGACATTAGTGTTTTGGCAGTTGGTGGTGGCTCCTTTATGGTTCCGGAGACGTTGGAAGGAGCTACTCAAGTGATCAAACCTCTTTATTACAGCGTGGCCAATGCTATTGGTGCAGCAATGGGTAAAATCTCCTCCGAAGTTCACGTTATTAAGATTCTACTTCCTGGAGGAATCACAAAGGAGCATATTATAGAGGAACTAAAGGCCGAAGCCGTTGAAAAAGCGGTTGCTAAAGGTGCAGTTAAAGAATCTGTTAGCATAGTGTATATTTCTGCTGAACCGATTCCTTATGTGTCCAACACGTTTGAATTTTTTATTAAGACTATTGCGGATGTTGACTACTCTCGGATTCAGCTAGAATCGGAACCTAAAGTGGGTTCCACTGTTTCTGAAATCAACCTCCTTGAAACCTCTTTAGAAAGTGAGGAAGTTACTAAAAATGCCAGCACTGCGAAGGAGAGTATTGAGGCACCGGGAGTAAATTACGTTACATATCAGCCTTTTATCAATGAGAAAAGGCAGTGGCTCTTGAGTGAAACAGATCTTGAATACATCTGTATTGGTTGTTACATTGTTGGAAGTGGAGGTGGAGGCAACCCgtactctttcttcttggaagcCAGAAATTTATTGCGTGGGGGCGACACAATCACCGTTGTCGACGTTAAAGATGCCTCCAAGTATGTCCATGGAGATGGATGTATTGCATCCATTTGTTATGCTGGATCTCCTACCGTATCTCATGAGCAACTTTCTGGTGATGCCCTCAAAGTTTGCTATGATTATATGGCTAAGTACCTTCAGAAAAATCCTGAATTGTTGTTCCCAATCGAAATTGGTGGGGGTAATGGTTTGTCTCCTTTTGAAATTTCGTCGTCCTCTCGATTGAATATTCCAGTTGTGGACTGTGATTTAATGGGTCGTGCATATCCAACCCATTGGCAGACTATTCCGGTTGTATACGCCAAACCTAACGAGAGTTGCTATCCCCCTACTGTTATCAGTAATGGTAATTCCAATACCATGATTATCGCCGATTCCAAGACAGATGCCTTGCTTGAAAGGTGTATGAGAGCTGCATTATCCGAGATTGGTGCTACTGTCGGTGTCATGAATCCTCCAATGACCCAGCGGGAACTTGAGTTGAAAACAATCCATAACTCATTGTCCCTCTGTTGGAGAATTGGTAAAGCCGTCAAGATTGCCAGACAGAAATCCGAAATCGATTCCCTTCCTCTGACTATTCTAAGTTCCATCAATGATTCCGGAAAGCATTTGTTTTCTGGCAAGATCGTTGGAGTCGAGCGCACGTTGCGGAAGGGCCATATATATGGTGAGGTTACCATcgaagaattggaagaacccagaagaaaaatggtCATTCCATTTAAGAATGAAAACATTTATTGTAAGCTTCAAAACAACGATGGAAGTGATTCCAAGGTAGTTTGCTCAGTGCCCGATTTGATTGCAGTGATCGATGCCGATACTGGAGAAGCGGTTGGAACTCCTGATTACAGATACGGTCTCCTTGTCTTTGTCCTTGGAATTGCACCTAGCAACAAATGGACTGACTCGGAAAGGGGTCTTGCTATCGGTGGCCCTGAAGGTTTTGATCTTGATTTGGAGTATCATCCAATCAGTAATTATTCTCCTCCATTATCTGTAATAGATGAATACGGACAAGAATAA